From Falco cherrug isolate bFalChe1 chromosome 4, bFalChe1.pri, whole genome shotgun sequence, one genomic window encodes:
- the FKBP9 gene encoding peptidyl-prolyl cis-trans isomerase FKBP9: MAGPAAVRRRRGPGCGAALVLPALLVSWAACQAPPVPAAQPPADGADLRVEQRFVPESCPRAVRPGDFVRYHYLGAFPDGTRFDSSYDRGSTFNVFVGKGQLIAGMDKALVGMCVNERRFVKIPPKLAYGSEGVSGVIPPNAVLHFDVLLIDLWNSEDEVQVQTYFKPEKCPRTVQVSDFVRYHYNGTFLDGTLFDSSHNRMRTYDTYVGIGWLIPGMDQGLLGMCVGEKRIITIPPFLAYGEEGDGKEIPGQASLVFDVVLLDLHNPKDGIAIENQQVPESCERRSQTGDFLRYHYNGTLLDGTLFDSSYSRNRTYDTYVGKGYVIAGMDEGLLGVCTGEKRRIIIPPHLGYGEEGRGKIPGSAVLVFDIHVVDFHNPSDSVGITVNYKPSNCTVLSKKGDYLKYHYNASLLDGTLLDSTHSLGKTYNIVLGSGQVVVGMDMGLQDMCVGERRKVVIPPHLGYGEDGVEGEVPGSAVLVFDIELLELVSGLPEGYMFVWNGEVSPNLFEEIDQNHDGEVLLEEFSEYIQAQVDSGKGKLAPGFDFEKIVKNMFTNQDRDGNGKVTADEFKLKDQEAKEEHDEL; the protein is encoded by the exons AtggcggggccggcggccgtgcggcggcggcggggccccggcTGCGGCGCCGCGCTGGTGCTGCCGGCACTGCTGGTGAGCTGGGCGGCCTGCCAGGCGCCGCCGGTGCCCGCCGCCCAGCCCCCCGCCGACGGCGCCGACCTCCGCGTCGAGCAGCGCTTCGTGCCCGAGAGCTGCCCGCGGGCCGTGCGGCCCGGAGACTTCGTGCGCTACCACTACCTGGGCGCCTTCCCCGACGGCACCCGCTTCGACTCCAG CTATGACAGGGGATCCACATTCAACGTGTTTGTGGGAAAAGGTCAACTAATTGCTGGGATGGACAAAGCTCTGGTTGGCATGTGTGTGAATGAGCGGCGGTTCGTGAAAATTCCCCCCAAGCTTGCCTACGGAAGTGAAGGCGTCT ctggtGTGATACCCCCCAATGCTGTGCTCCATTTTGATGTGCTCCTGATAGATCTTTGGAACTCAGAGGATGAAGTGCAGGTTCAGACTTACTTCAAACCAGAGAAGTGTCCTCGGACAGTCCAGGTGTCGGACTTCGTACGATACCATTACAATGGAACGTTCTTAGATGGGACCCTGTTTGATTCAAG ccATAATCGGATGAGAACTTACGATACCTATGTGGGAATTGGGTGGCTGATTCCTGGTATGGACCAGGGTCTCTTGGGAATGTGCGTAGGAGAGAAGCGCATTATCACAATACCGCCTTTCTTGGCATATGGAGAAGAAGGAGATg GTAAGGAGATCCCTGGCCAAGCTTCCCTCGTCTTTGATGTGGTTTTGCTTGATCTCCATAACCCCAAAGATGGTATTGCTATTGAGAACCAGCAAGTGCCTGAATCTTGCGAGCGGAGAAGCCAGACAGGAGACTTTCTCCGATACCATTACAACGGCACGCTTTTGGATGGCACGTTGTTTGATTCCAG CTATTCACGAAACCGTACATACGACACCTATGTCGGGAAAGGTTATGTGATTGCTGGAATGGATGAAGGTTTGCTAGGTGTATGCACTggtgaaaaaagaagaataataaTCCCCCCTCATCTTGGATATGGTGAAGAAGGAAGAG GAAAGATTCCAGGATCTGCAGTGCTGGTCTTTGACATCCATGTGGTTGACTTCCACAACCCCTCAGATTCGGTCGGCATTACTGTTAACTACAAACCTTCCAACTGCACCGTACTGAGTAAGAAGGGAGATTACTTGAAGTATCACTACAATGCTTCGCTCCTGGATGGTACTTTGCTAGACTCAAC ACACAGCCTTGGCAAGACCTACAACATAGTTCTGGGATCTGggcaggtggtggtggggatggaCATGGGCCTTCAAGACATGTGTGTTGGGGAACGACGAAAGGTTGTTATTCCACCTCATCTTGGTTATGGAGAAGATGGAGTTG AAGGAGAAGTGCCTGGTAGTGCTGTGTTAGTTTTTGACATCGAACTGCTGGAGCTGGTGTCAGGCTTGCCTGAAGGGTACATGTTTGTATGGAATGGGGAAGTCTCTCCCAATCTTTTTGAAGAAATAGACCAGAATCACGATGGAGAGGTTCTTTTGGAGGAG TTTTCAGAGTACATTCAAGCTCAAGTCGATTCTGGCAAAGGAAAACTAGCTCCTGGGtttgattttgaaaagattgttaaaaatatgttcaCCAATCAAGACCGTGATGGAAATGGTAAAGTTACCGCTGACGAATTCAAGTTGAAAGACCAGGAGGCCAAAGAGGAACACGATGaactgtaa